One window from the genome of Synechococcus sp. PROS-7-1 encodes:
- a CDS encoding TrkH family potassium uptake protein, with the protein MPLPKAIHRTQAWYRRLSVPQFTVVTGLLVITTGTFLLASPVCSATTVGLWEALFTATSAVTVTGLTVIDVGRDLTPFGQGVLAFMILVGGLGLMAITTFLQGFVVRGASLRRRLDRGQTLDQFGVGGIGSTFRSIALTAAVLILMGAFVLYTFGFSDLPAGGSRAWAALFHSISAYNNAGFGLWSDSLEGYRTNRVVNAVIMLLIVLGGLGWRVTNDLWSNRQRLKRRNLSLHTRLVLRTSALLILIGMVGLTLTESLSKGHALTTMGWQERVMSTLFSSVSARTAGFTTVPLSIQSISDSGLLLLMTLMFIGASPGGTGGGIKTTTVAALMATTRSTLRGHDDVVIRHRQIPDKVVLRAVSITVASLLFVLMMALLLALISDPTGEDPLSFLELMFTCISAFATVGLDLGVTEQLGHLGQLILVVGMFVGRLGILLLLSAIWESFEHNQIQRQNRVGYPREDLYV; encoded by the coding sequence ATGCCTCTACCCAAGGCCATTCACCGAACCCAGGCCTGGTATCGACGCCTCTCCGTGCCTCAGTTCACGGTGGTGACGGGCCTGCTGGTGATCACCACCGGAACGTTTCTTCTGGCAAGCCCCGTTTGCTCAGCCACCACTGTGGGGCTCTGGGAAGCGCTTTTCACAGCAACGTCCGCCGTCACGGTGACTGGACTGACGGTGATCGACGTCGGTCGCGACTTAACACCCTTCGGCCAAGGGGTGTTGGCTTTCATGATTCTCGTGGGCGGACTGGGATTGATGGCCATCACCACCTTTCTGCAGGGATTCGTGGTGCGTGGGGCCTCCCTTCGCCGAAGACTGGATCGGGGGCAGACATTGGATCAATTCGGCGTCGGCGGCATCGGCAGCACCTTTAGAAGCATTGCGCTCACGGCAGCCGTGCTGATCCTGATGGGAGCTTTTGTGCTTTACACCTTCGGATTCTCAGATCTGCCTGCGGGAGGTTCCAGGGCCTGGGCGGCTCTCTTTCACAGCATTTCCGCCTACAACAATGCAGGCTTTGGCCTTTGGAGCGACAGCCTCGAGGGCTACCGGACCAATCGCGTGGTCAATGCGGTGATCATGCTTCTGATCGTGTTGGGAGGCTTGGGATGGCGAGTGACCAACGATCTCTGGAGCAACAGGCAACGGCTTAAACGTCGAAACCTGAGTCTTCACACCAGGCTTGTGCTCCGCACATCAGCGCTCCTGATCCTGATCGGCATGGTTGGACTGACGCTGACTGAATCCCTTTCCAAAGGCCACGCCCTCACCACCATGGGCTGGCAGGAGAGAGTGATGAGTACGTTGTTTAGCTCAGTGAGTGCCCGCACAGCAGGTTTCACAACAGTGCCTCTGTCGATCCAGAGCATTTCGGATTCAGGCCTGCTGCTCCTGATGACGCTGATGTTCATCGGTGCCAGTCCCGGAGGGACTGGCGGGGGCATCAAAACCACCACGGTGGCTGCATTAATGGCCACAACCCGCTCCACCCTCCGCGGCCACGATGATGTTGTGATCCGTCATCGCCAGATTCCCGACAAGGTGGTGCTGAGGGCTGTGAGCATCACGGTGGCCTCCCTGCTGTTCGTGCTGATGATGGCCCTGCTACTCGCTCTGATCAGTGACCCCACGGGCGAAGACCCGCTGTCGTTTCTGGAACTGATGTTCACATGCATCTCTGCCTTCGCCACGGTGGGCCTCGATCTCGGCGTGACCGAACAACTCGGTCACCTTGGGCAGCTGATCTTGGTCGTGGGTATGTTCGTAGGCCGGCTCGGCATCCTGCTCTTGCTCAGCGCCATCTGGGAAAGCTTCGAGCACAACCAAATCCAACGCCAAAATCGTGTTGGTTATCCCCGTGAGGATCTCTATGTCTGA
- a CDS encoding TrkA family potassium uptake protein, giving the protein MRDWWNWSQSIDSDPQSFGIVGVGRFGSAVCRQLMQNGAEVLAVDRSSKAIEELRQLEPSIEARVVDCTDEESLREAGILDMDTVVVAISEPIEASITATLIAKDSAGTRVRQVIARATSDLHEKMLKRVGADRVVFPSRMQGERLGIELVRPNLMERLELDEHHSIEEIKVPERFVGRSLRDLNLRKNHRVNVLAAGPAGELLVNPPASHILLNGHVLVVMGLTEDLQNLPRT; this is encoded by the coding sequence ATGAGGGACTGGTGGAATTGGTCACAGTCCATCGATAGCGACCCACAGAGCTTCGGGATTGTCGGCGTCGGGCGTTTCGGCAGCGCGGTCTGTCGTCAGCTGATGCAGAACGGCGCTGAAGTGCTGGCCGTCGATCGTTCCTCCAAGGCGATTGAGGAACTACGCCAGCTCGAACCCTCCATCGAAGCCCGGGTGGTGGATTGCACCGATGAGGAGTCACTGCGTGAAGCAGGCATCCTCGATATGGACACCGTGGTGGTGGCCATCAGTGAACCGATCGAGGCCAGCATTACGGCCACTCTGATCGCGAAGGACAGCGCAGGAACCCGGGTTCGACAGGTGATTGCAAGAGCCACAAGCGACCTGCACGAGAAGATGCTGAAGCGGGTTGGCGCTGATCGAGTGGTGTTCCCCTCACGGATGCAGGGTGAACGTTTGGGGATCGAGCTTGTTCGCCCCAATTTGATGGAGCGGCTGGAGCTCGATGAGCATCACTCGATTGAGGAGATCAAAGTTCCTGAACGCTTTGTGGGCCGGTCACTGCGCGATCTGAATTTACGCAAAAACCACAGGGTGAACGTTCTTGCTGCAGGCCCTGCAGGGGAACTGCTGGTGAATCCGCCCGCCTCGCACATTCTTCTGAACGGCCATGTGCTGGTCGTCATGGGCCTCACAGAAGACCTTCAGAATCTTCCCCGAACCTGA
- a CDS encoding anhydro-N-acetylmuramic acid kinase, producing MRVLGLMSGTSADGVDAALAQFKGRPAAPRWDLLNTASVPYPSALRERLIRMAQGEPTSACDLLEMSEAVTEMQAAAAHLCDPERSASLLGCHGQTIWHRPPAPSSKQSKGSGRRGASWQMLQAPLLAHLSGQPVIHDFRAADLALGGQGAPLVPMADAALIGRIDGWRGLLNLGGIANITLIPPNTGPDRHHPVLGWDCGPANTLMDLAITRLSKGKDTFDLDGALAGRGTISEEKLERWLQEPYFLSSPPKSTGREVFGQDDLNRRLQQLETHAPADQLATLTAFSAAVVAQDLRRLASTGQPLPVELLVAGGGCRNRTLMRQLRQRCLGVHIRPSSELNLPTQFREALVFALLAWWHHCGHPGNAPAITGASKATVLGLRADPA from the coding sequence ATGCGCGTGCTCGGCTTGATGAGCGGTACCAGTGCCGATGGGGTTGACGCAGCGCTCGCGCAGTTCAAGGGCAGACCTGCAGCCCCGCGCTGGGATCTGCTGAACACCGCATCGGTGCCCTACCCCTCAGCACTGAGAGAGCGACTGATTCGCATGGCCCAGGGTGAACCCACCAGCGCCTGCGATCTCTTGGAGATGTCCGAGGCCGTGACTGAGATGCAGGCGGCAGCCGCCCACCTCTGCGATCCTGAGCGCTCAGCATCCTTACTGGGCTGCCACGGCCAGACGATCTGGCACCGCCCCCCTGCTCCTTCAAGCAAGCAGTCGAAAGGGTCCGGCCGCAGAGGCGCCAGTTGGCAGATGCTTCAGGCTCCACTCCTGGCGCACCTGAGCGGTCAACCGGTGATTCATGACTTCCGAGCCGCCGATCTTGCCCTTGGAGGACAAGGCGCACCCTTGGTGCCCATGGCGGATGCCGCTCTGATAGGTCGCATCGATGGCTGGCGAGGGCTTCTGAATCTGGGTGGCATCGCCAACATCACGCTGATCCCACCAAACACCGGGCCAGATCGCCATCACCCCGTGCTGGGCTGGGATTGCGGTCCGGCCAATACCTTGATGGACCTGGCTATCACTCGTCTCAGCAAAGGGAAAGACACATTCGACCTGGATGGAGCACTGGCGGGCCGCGGGACCATTTCCGAGGAAAAGCTCGAGCGATGGCTTCAGGAGCCATATTTCCTGAGCTCCCCGCCGAAATCCACGGGACGGGAAGTCTTCGGGCAGGACGATCTCAACCGGCGACTCCAACAGCTGGAAACCCATGCACCCGCAGACCAGCTAGCCACCCTCACCGCCTTCAGCGCCGCTGTGGTGGCACAGGATCTGCGGCGGCTGGCATCAACAGGCCAGCCTTTACCCGTGGAGCTACTGGTTGCGGGCGGGGGCTGCCGGAATCGAACCTTGATGCGTCAGCTGAGGCAGCGGTGCCTTGGGGTACACATTCGCCCGAGCAGTGAATTGAATCTGCCGACCCAGTTCCGCGAAGCACTCGTCTTTGCGCTTCTGGCCTGGTGGCACCACTGCGGCCACCCCGGCAATGCTCCTGCGATTACTGGTGCATCGAAGGCGACTGTTCTCGGGCTTCGGGCCGACCCTGCCTGA
- a CDS encoding ATP-binding cassette domain-containing protein, whose protein sequence is MMRASAFAPVLRLERVSKIYPTGEVLRDVTWEVKSGDRIGLVGVNGAGKSTQMKLIAGLEEPSSGQVVRQGEPRIAFLQQEFDVDPERTVREELFQAFGEAAKVLSEQKQVELAMASEQAASDPEHLDQLIHRLGALQTRFESLHGYELDARIDKLLPTIGFTAEAAERLVKDYSGGWQMRIALGKILLQDPDLLLLDEPTNHLDVETIQWLEDYLKTQTAALVVISHDRAFLDQVCNQIVSTERGISRAYLGNYTAHLEQKALEQEATQAAFERQQKDIAAQQAYIDRFRASATRSTQAKSREKQLEKVDRVEAPIESVAGPSFRFPPAPRSGAQVALIDNLTHSYGDKILFLGAELEVERGDRIAFVGPNGAGKSTLLRLVMGLETPDEGSATLGEHNIVASYFEQNQAEALDLSKTVIDTMFEAVPDWTQTQVRSLLGSFCFSNDSVFKEVGQLSGGEKARLALALMLLSPCNLLVLDEPTNHLDIPAKQMLEDALCAYEGAALLVSHDRYFISRVANRIVELRDGELVLYRGDYNYYLEKKTEERRAADEALQKAEQEAKRQAKRDKQKERDSRRKKAA, encoded by the coding sequence ATGATGAGGGCATCTGCCTTCGCCCCTGTGCTGCGACTTGAGCGCGTCAGCAAGATCTATCCGACGGGGGAGGTGCTCCGGGATGTGACCTGGGAGGTGAAAAGCGGCGACCGCATTGGCCTTGTGGGCGTGAATGGCGCGGGGAAATCCACTCAGATGAAACTGATCGCTGGCCTGGAGGAGCCCAGTAGCGGCCAAGTCGTTCGTCAGGGAGAACCACGAATTGCTTTTCTTCAGCAGGAGTTCGACGTGGACCCCGAGCGAACGGTTCGCGAAGAGCTGTTCCAGGCGTTTGGCGAAGCAGCGAAGGTGCTGAGTGAACAAAAGCAGGTGGAGCTGGCCATGGCATCTGAGCAGGCTGCCTCCGACCCAGAGCATCTCGACCAGCTCATTCACCGCCTCGGGGCCCTCCAGACCCGATTTGAATCCCTGCACGGCTATGAGCTGGATGCTCGCATCGACAAACTGCTTCCCACCATCGGCTTCACAGCTGAAGCTGCAGAACGGCTGGTGAAGGACTATTCCGGGGGCTGGCAAATGCGTATCGCCCTCGGCAAGATCCTTCTCCAGGATCCGGATCTGCTGCTTCTCGACGAGCCGACCAATCACTTGGATGTGGAAACGATCCAATGGCTGGAGGATTACCTCAAGACGCAGACCGCGGCCTTGGTGGTGATCAGTCACGATCGAGCCTTTCTTGACCAGGTCTGCAATCAGATCGTGTCCACCGAGCGGGGAATCTCCCGCGCATACCTGGGGAACTACACAGCGCACCTCGAGCAGAAAGCGCTTGAGCAGGAAGCCACCCAAGCTGCTTTTGAGCGCCAGCAGAAGGACATCGCTGCCCAGCAGGCCTACATCGACCGATTCCGCGCCAGTGCCACCCGCAGTACCCAAGCAAAAAGCCGGGAAAAACAGCTCGAGAAGGTGGATCGCGTGGAAGCACCGATCGAATCAGTCGCAGGCCCGAGCTTCCGCTTTCCCCCGGCACCTCGGTCTGGAGCACAGGTGGCTCTGATCGACAACCTCACCCACAGCTACGGAGACAAAATCCTTTTCCTCGGCGCTGAACTTGAAGTGGAGCGAGGGGACCGGATTGCCTTCGTTGGGCCGAACGGTGCGGGCAAATCCACTCTGTTGCGCCTGGTGATGGGGCTGGAAACGCCGGACGAAGGGTCCGCCACCCTTGGCGAACACAACATCGTGGCGAGCTATTTCGAACAAAACCAGGCGGAGGCACTGGATCTCAGCAAAACGGTGATCGACACCATGTTCGAAGCCGTACCGGACTGGACACAGACCCAGGTGCGCTCTCTTCTCGGAAGCTTTTGCTTCAGCAACGACAGCGTCTTCAAAGAAGTGGGACAGCTCAGCGGCGGCGAGAAAGCACGCCTGGCCCTGGCTCTGATGCTCCTGAGCCCCTGCAATCTGCTGGTTCTCGATGAGCCGACCAACCACCTCGATATTCCGGCCAAGCAAATGCTGGAGGACGCACTTTGTGCTTACGAAGGGGCGGCCCTACTCGTGTCCCATGACCGCTATTTCATTTCCCGGGTCGCAAACCGGATCGTGGAACTCCGTGATGGAGAGCTTGTGCTGTACCGGGGGGATTACAACTATTACCTCGAAAAGAAAACAGAAGAGCGCCGAGCTGCTGACGAAGCGTTGCAAAAGGCGGAGCAGGAGGCCAAACGCCAAGCCAAACGCGACAAGCAAAAAGAGCGCGATAGCCGTCGCAAAAAAGCTGCATAA
- a CDS encoding trypsin-like peptidase domain-containing protein, which yields MAVAVPSAHRISTRRVPNRRGLISLMVTASLFGPLVGPWASRPAKAVPAPSSVLSSQSFVAGAVARSGPAVVTLETQRTVRTSTGNGLPQGLLMDPFFQRFFGLQPQPSPRSRVERGQGSGVIFDAQGLVLTNAHVVENTDQVMVGLPDGRRVSGQVVGQDSVTDLAVVKLEGGSSWPTAPLGNSDQLRVGDWAIAVGNPFGLENTVTLGIVSNLNRNVSQLGIQGKRLDLIQTDAAINPGNSGGPLLNASGEVVGINTLVRSGPGAGLGFAIPINRAKTIAMQLVEQGRASHPMVGIGLSSIPASTPGGRTPPGAVVRSVVSGGPAARGGLQVNDVIVAVAGVAVKSPAEVVTAIDRSGVGRPLELRVERQGRSVPITVTPVDMRALKMR from the coding sequence ATGGCCGTGGCTGTTCCCTCCGCGCATCGGATTTCGACGCGACGCGTCCCCAATAGGCGTGGCCTGATTTCTCTAATGGTGACGGCGTCACTGTTTGGCCCCTTGGTAGGTCCATGGGCGTCCAGGCCTGCGAAAGCCGTCCCAGCGCCTTCATCGGTGCTGTCTTCTCAATCATTTGTTGCCGGAGCAGTGGCTCGCAGCGGTCCTGCCGTTGTCACACTCGAGACCCAGCGCACGGTGAGGACATCAACAGGCAATGGCCTGCCCCAGGGCCTGCTGATGGATCCCTTCTTTCAACGGTTTTTCGGTCTGCAGCCTCAGCCTTCCCCCCGCTCTCGTGTTGAGCGGGGCCAGGGAAGTGGTGTGATCTTTGATGCTCAGGGCCTCGTGCTCACCAATGCACACGTCGTGGAAAACACCGACCAGGTGATGGTGGGTCTGCCAGATGGTCGTCGTGTGTCTGGTCAGGTGGTAGGGCAGGATTCCGTGACGGACCTGGCTGTGGTGAAGCTGGAGGGCGGAAGCAGCTGGCCAACGGCGCCGCTCGGCAATTCCGATCAGCTCCGTGTTGGAGATTGGGCGATTGCTGTTGGCAATCCTTTCGGGCTGGAGAACACGGTCACCTTGGGGATTGTGAGCAATCTCAATCGCAATGTGTCCCAGCTGGGAATTCAGGGCAAACGCCTGGATCTGATCCAAACGGATGCAGCTATCAATCCAGGAAATTCAGGCGGCCCCCTTCTCAATGCCAGCGGAGAGGTCGTGGGCATCAACACGCTTGTGCGATCAGGACCGGGCGCTGGCCTGGGATTTGCGATCCCGATCAATCGTGCCAAGACCATCGCCATGCAGCTCGTCGAGCAGGGGCGTGCCAGCCATCCGATGGTCGGAATTGGTCTTTCCTCAATCCCAGCATCCACTCCCGGTGGCAGAACGCCTCCCGGGGCCGTTGTTCGCTCAGTCGTTTCAGGTGGTCCTGCCGCTCGGGGTGGGCTGCAGGTCAATGATGTGATCGTGGCTGTTGCAGGTGTTGCCGTGAAGAGCCCTGCGGAGGTGGTCACAGCGATTGACCGTAGTGGGGTGGGGCGACCTCTGGAGCTCCGGGTCGAGCGTCAGGGCCGTTCTGTTCCCATCACGGTGACGCCTGTGGATATGCGCGCCTTGAAGATGCGCTGA
- a CDS encoding DUF2973 domain-containing protein, producing MLSSLFPLIYGLIFLALLWQAFKVMGRGFSAAGRPLNAPPSRNDRTGKVTIHPELLDGEGRLTEENLLTVRFSDDDEGEPADRAGE from the coding sequence ATGCTGAGTAGTCTTTTTCCACTGATTTATGGGCTGATCTTCCTGGCCCTGCTCTGGCAGGCGTTCAAGGTGATGGGTCGGGGTTTCAGTGCGGCAGGACGGCCGCTGAATGCGCCTCCAAGTCGCAATGATCGAACTGGAAAGGTGACCATCCACCCCGAGCTGCTTGATGGCGAAGGCCGCCTGACCGAGGAAAATCTTCTGACGGTTCGTTTCAGCGACGACGACGAAGGAGAACCTGCCGATCGCGCTGGTGAATAA
- the hrpB gene encoding ATP-dependent helicase HrpB encodes MDPLLPELKSLLIPGATVILQAPPGAGKTTRVPLALIGELADGESMEGKVLLIEPRRLAARAAAARLADSLGEPLGERVGYSVRNEQRRSSKTRIEAITDGLFLRRLQAHPDLSGVTCVIFDEFHERRRDSDVALALLREARGLLRPDLRVLLMSATLQLGDLSRQLDGARTLRSEGRAFPVDTLHCPPRNQESLDQHVLRALEAELPFLENERRTSTHPPVVLVFLPGLKEIDRCIRRIKASNRLEGWESVPLHGQLSLNQQAYALRPCNREWDGRVVLATSIAESSLTLDGVRLVIDAGMSRHTRFDPGTGMEGLETVPASQASADQRRGRAGRQAPGRCVRLWSPAEQQRRPLQDLPELQRADPQPTLLDLARWGAGLGEDLAWLEPPPQALFLEGRQQLQQLGLIDPEGQITKKGRHVATFGAHPRLGLMMVEARRWGIEQLGCDLAALLSERNPPGLRSEGCDLLRGLQTLRQSKRQGGTTALAAILQQSKQWQRELDRLTDIPRGVPPHEAWDWMAGLLVAKAFPEWLARARDQRPGKFLLRQGRGATLQDDDPLSHAEALAVAQLDLSGRDARIRLAIAMPKSWLESLAEAEGQWREDVEWDDRQQKIRAERILSLGALELKRQPWPNPSTEAISVVLLERLRHEGLALLPWSQHSEQLRRRLQLVHQRIGTPWPCREKSYLQQHPEHWLKGASLECRSWGELGEASLLEALWGDIAWSFRRKLDALLPTTIRIPSGRDAALTYEEDGVLLAVKLQEMFGCTDSPRLLNGDLPITLELLSPAGRPLQRTSDLRGFWEGSYHDVRKEMRGRYPKHPWPDSPEDAVATRKTKKTS; translated from the coding sequence ATTGATCCCCTGCTGCCGGAGCTGAAGTCCCTGCTGATACCAGGGGCCACCGTGATCCTGCAGGCTCCTCCAGGGGCTGGGAAAACCACCCGCGTCCCCCTGGCGCTGATCGGCGAGCTTGCCGATGGCGAATCCATGGAGGGCAAGGTCCTCCTCATTGAGCCCAGACGACTTGCAGCGAGGGCAGCAGCAGCTCGTCTTGCGGACTCACTCGGCGAACCCCTCGGCGAACGCGTTGGTTACTCGGTACGCAACGAACAAAGGCGTTCCTCCAAGACCCGCATTGAAGCCATCACCGATGGCTTATTTCTGCGCAGGCTTCAGGCACACCCCGACCTCTCCGGGGTGACCTGTGTGATCTTCGATGAGTTTCATGAGCGTCGTCGGGACAGCGACGTGGCCCTGGCACTGCTGCGCGAGGCGAGGGGCCTGCTCAGACCGGATTTGAGGGTTCTGCTGATGTCGGCGACGCTGCAGCTCGGCGACCTCAGTCGACAGCTGGATGGGGCCAGGACCCTGCGCAGCGAGGGACGGGCCTTTCCCGTCGACACCCTCCACTGTCCACCACGCAACCAGGAGTCCCTGGATCAGCATGTGCTCCGCGCGCTCGAGGCAGAGCTGCCCTTTCTCGAGAACGAACGGCGAACCAGCACCCATCCCCCGGTTGTGCTGGTGTTCCTGCCGGGTCTCAAGGAAATCGACCGCTGCATCCGGCGGATCAAGGCCTCGAACCGGCTGGAGGGCTGGGAGAGCGTTCCCCTTCACGGCCAGCTGTCTCTCAATCAGCAGGCTTACGCCCTTCGCCCCTGCAATCGCGAATGGGATGGCCGTGTGGTGCTCGCCACATCCATTGCTGAAAGCTCACTCACCCTCGACGGCGTTCGACTCGTCATCGACGCCGGCATGAGCCGTCACACGCGGTTTGATCCGGGCACGGGGATGGAGGGACTGGAGACGGTTCCTGCCAGTCAAGCCAGCGCTGATCAACGACGGGGGCGTGCAGGTCGACAGGCGCCTGGACGCTGCGTCCGCCTGTGGTCTCCTGCCGAACAGCAGCGACGCCCTCTGCAGGATCTACCCGAACTCCAACGGGCTGATCCACAGCCAACCCTGCTCGATCTCGCTCGCTGGGGAGCCGGATTAGGGGAGGACTTGGCATGGCTTGAACCGCCTCCGCAAGCCCTCTTTCTTGAAGGGCGTCAGCAGCTGCAGCAGCTCGGCCTGATTGATCCAGAAGGACAGATCACCAAGAAGGGTCGCCATGTGGCGACGTTCGGCGCTCATCCCAGGCTGGGGCTGATGATGGTTGAAGCCCGTCGCTGGGGGATCGAGCAGCTTGGCTGCGATCTCGCGGCCCTGCTGAGCGAGCGGAACCCTCCTGGCCTTCGCTCTGAAGGGTGCGATCTCCTGCGCGGGCTGCAGACGCTCCGGCAATCAAAGCGGCAGGGTGGAACAACAGCTCTTGCCGCCATCCTTCAGCAGAGCAAGCAATGGCAACGGGAGCTGGACAGGCTCACGGACATTCCCCGCGGCGTCCCCCCGCACGAGGCCTGGGACTGGATGGCTGGACTCCTGGTGGCCAAAGCTTTCCCCGAATGGCTGGCTCGTGCCCGCGACCAACGCCCAGGCAAGTTTCTTCTGAGGCAAGGACGAGGAGCCACCCTTCAAGACGACGATCCGTTGAGCCATGCCGAAGCGCTCGCCGTGGCTCAGCTCGATCTCAGTGGTCGTGACGCACGGATCCGCTTGGCCATCGCCATGCCCAAGAGCTGGCTTGAAAGTCTCGCGGAAGCCGAAGGGCAATGGCGGGAAGACGTCGAGTGGGACGACCGTCAACAGAAAATCCGCGCAGAACGGATTTTGTCCCTCGGCGCTCTTGAGCTGAAGCGTCAGCCTTGGCCCAACCCTTCAACCGAGGCCATCAGCGTTGTTTTACTCGAACGGCTCAGGCATGAGGGATTAGCGCTTTTGCCCTGGAGTCAACACAGCGAACAGCTTCGCCGACGGCTTCAGCTGGTCCACCAGCGCATCGGCACACCTTGGCCATGCCGCGAGAAGTCCTACCTCCAACAGCATCCAGAGCATTGGCTCAAGGGAGCAAGCCTGGAATGCCGCAGCTGGGGGGAGCTGGGTGAAGCGAGCCTGCTTGAGGCCCTCTGGGGAGACATTGCGTGGAGCTTTCGACGCAAACTTGACGCGCTACTGCCCACGACCATTCGCATCCCCAGCGGGCGCGATGCGGCACTGACCTACGAAGAGGATGGGGTCCTTCTCGCCGTGAAGCTTCAGGAGATGTTCGGCTGCACAGACAGTCCTCGCCTGCTGAATGGAGACCTTCCCATCACCCTGGAACTGCTCTCACCTGCGGGCCGCCCCCTGCAGCGCACGAGTGACCTGCGGGGATTCTGGGAAGGGAGCTATCACGACGTTCGCAAGGAGATGCGCGGTCGATACCCCAAACATCCATGGCCTGATTCCCCAGAGGATGCTGTTGCAACGCGCAAAACCAAAAAGACCTCCTGA
- a CDS encoding high light inducible protein — MSDSAQPRFGFVNFAETWNGRLAMLGFVIGLGTELLTGQGILTQIGLG, encoded by the coding sequence ATGTCTGACTCCGCACAACCCCGCTTCGGCTTCGTCAACTTCGCTGAGACCTGGAACGGCCGTCTGGCCATGCTCGGTTTCGTGATCGGCCTTGGCACCGAGCTGCTCACCGGCCAGGGCATCCTGACCCAGATCGGCCTCGGCTGA
- the xseA gene encoding exodeoxyribonuclease VII large subunit, protein MNADSIPSYSVQELNVSVGALLERGFAPRFLVHGSALRPQIKKGHLWLTLSDGDASITVVCWASRLQQLNFVPAEGEGVTVVGKLNFWAARASLAVQAIDLRPSRSTIERRFEAVKALLSKEGLIDPARQRSLPLAPQRIALLTSVPSSALADMLRTAKERWPLTELLVIPIPVQGDVAPKICSVLERLAQQVERLRVNAVVLARGGGSREDLMVFDDEVLCRTLAHFPVPVVTGLGHEDDLTVADLVADFRAATPTAAIVSLLPTRTAALQFLSQCRRQLLQSQIWRLRREEERLIQRRDVLIQSCPAAVAARKRERLEQRRQLLQALSPQRWLARGFATVTRSDGRLLQTVADASPSQPLVIHLSDGEIDVSTVAIRSNS, encoded by the coding sequence TTGAACGCTGACAGCATTCCCAGCTACTCCGTGCAGGAGTTAAACGTTTCCGTCGGAGCCCTTCTCGAACGAGGTTTTGCTCCCAGGTTCCTAGTGCACGGCAGTGCCCTGCGTCCGCAAATCAAGAAAGGACATCTCTGGCTGACGCTCAGCGACGGGGACGCAAGCATCACTGTTGTTTGCTGGGCTTCAAGGCTGCAGCAACTGAACTTCGTCCCCGCTGAAGGCGAAGGCGTCACGGTGGTGGGAAAACTGAACTTCTGGGCCGCTCGGGCCAGCCTTGCCGTTCAGGCGATCGACTTGCGTCCAAGCAGGAGCACGATCGAGCGGCGCTTCGAGGCGGTGAAAGCGCTTCTCAGCAAGGAAGGACTGATTGATCCTGCAAGACAGAGGTCCCTTCCACTTGCACCCCAGCGGATCGCCCTGCTCACAAGCGTTCCGAGCTCAGCTCTCGCCGACATGTTGCGCACAGCGAAGGAACGCTGGCCTTTGACCGAGCTCCTCGTGATCCCAATCCCCGTACAAGGAGATGTTGCACCGAAGATCTGCTCTGTGCTGGAGCGCTTGGCTCAGCAAGTGGAGAGATTGCGGGTGAATGCAGTCGTCTTGGCGCGAGGGGGAGGAAGCCGAGAGGACCTGATGGTCTTCGACGATGAAGTCCTCTGCCGAACGTTGGCGCACTTCCCCGTCCCTGTAGTCACAGGCCTGGGCCATGAAGACGACCTCACCGTCGCCGATCTTGTCGCCGATTTTCGAGCGGCAACGCCGACTGCAGCCATTGTGAGCCTTCTGCCCACCCGAACCGCGGCATTGCAGTTCCTCAGCCAATGCCGAAGGCAACTGCTGCAGTCGCAAATCTGGAGACTGCGCAGAGAGGAAGAACGTTTGATCCAAAGACGAGACGTCCTGATTCAATCCTGTCCTGCGGCAGTCGCGGCGAGGAAACGTGAACGCTTGGAACAACGCCGACAGCTGCTGCAGGCCCTGTCTCCCCAACGATGGCTGGCCCGTGGTTTCGCCACCGTGACCCGCAGCGACGGACGCCTGCTTCAAACCGTCGCTGATGCCAGTCCGTCTCAGCCACTGGTCATTCACCTCAGCGACGGAGAGATCGATGTCAGCACAGTGGCCATCAGGAGCAATTCCTGA
- the xseB gene encoding exodeoxyribonuclease VII small subunit has product MPRKSKQSQDDEQSQWKEDAASLSYEESLQALDLLLTKLQDDSIPLAELQGSHQRAEIYLSRCEELLKEVEQSVALLNPDTLERESKDCPPRV; this is encoded by the coding sequence ATGCCACGCAAATCGAAGCAATCACAAGACGATGAACAAAGCCAGTGGAAAGAGGATGCCGCATCTCTGAGCTACGAGGAGTCTCTCCAAGCACTGGATCTGCTGCTGACGAAACTTCAGGATGATTCAATTCCATTGGCTGAACTGCAAGGAAGTCATCAGCGGGCCGAGATCTATCTGAGCCGATGCGAAGAACTGCTGAAAGAGGTGGAACAGAGCGTTGCCTTACTCAATCCCGATACGCTGGAACGCGAATCAAAGGATTGTCCACCTCGTGTCTAG